A region from the Muribaculum gordoncarteri genome encodes:
- the pssA gene encoding CDP-diacylglycerol--serine O-phosphatidyltransferase, translating to MLKIIKSNIPNTITCMSLVCGCVACIMSFNYNVMSGGLYGYQWAFIFIGIAALFDFCDGAAARLLHAYSNLGKELDSLSDLVSFGVAPGMLIYNTISAFSDCHWVAYLAILIPVMGELRLARFNIDDRQTTSFLGMPIPANAIFWIGFTAWIHRYGYPGDIVMALLVVVVSLLMVMTRMKMFSLKFKNFDIRENLRRYIIIIAAIFFVVMYGVAGFAYAILFYVVLSLVRTKYSA from the coding sequence ATGCTTAAGATAATAAAGTCCAACATCCCCAACACAATTACGTGCATGAGCCTTGTGTGCGGTTGTGTGGCATGTATCATGTCGTTCAACTACAACGTGATGTCGGGAGGTCTTTACGGTTACCAATGGGCGTTCATATTCATCGGTATCGCCGCTCTGTTTGATTTTTGTGACGGAGCCGCCGCACGATTGCTCCATGCCTACTCCAATCTCGGAAAGGAGCTTGACTCGCTGAGCGACCTCGTGAGCTTCGGCGTGGCACCGGGCATGTTGATCTACAACACAATCTCGGCCTTCTCCGACTGTCACTGGGTGGCCTATCTGGCCATACTTATTCCGGTGATGGGCGAATTGAGGCTCGCGCGATTCAATATCGACGACCGTCAGACAACATCTTTTCTCGGAATGCCTATTCCGGCCAATGCCATTTTCTGGATAGGATTTACGGCGTGGATTCATCGTTACGGTTATCCCGGCGACATTGTTATGGCGCTGTTGGTAGTAGTGGTGTCGCTTCTGATGGTGATGACACGCATGAAGATGTTCTCTTTGAAATTCAAGAATTTCGATATCCGTGAGAATCTGCGCAGGTATATAATAATCATTGCGGCGATATTCTTTGTTGTTATGTACGGAGTCGCCGGATTTGCCTACGCAATACTTTTCTATGTGGTTTTGTCGCTTGTAAGAACCAAGTACAGCGCATAA
- a CDS encoding DUF4834 family protein gives MSVFAFIIFLLFIFIIWPIVRVAGAISKARRQFYDRQEAFRQAYGANTQNNNSRQNQPHKGKRKIFGRNDGEYVEFEEVTTASSYTETKKNGYEEERYTVEQQVTDAEWEDIK, from the coding sequence ATGTCAGTATTTGCATTCATAATATTTTTACTGTTCATTTTTATTATATGGCCCATAGTGCGTGTAGCCGGAGCCATATCAAAAGCGCGCCGTCAGTTCTACGACAGGCAGGAGGCTTTCCGACAAGCCTATGGCGCTAATACTCAGAACAATAATTCCCGACAGAATCAGCCTCACAAAGGCAAGCGCAAGATATTCGGCCGCAATGATGGTGAGTATGTTGAGTTTGAGGAGGTCACCACTGCTTCATCCTATACCGAAACCAAGAAGAACGGCTATGAGGAGGAGCGATATACCGTAGAGCAACAGGTGACCGATGCCGAGTGGGAGGATATAAAATAG
- a CDS encoding glycosyltransferase: MKVVIVNNSDSLGGAAIVSRRLMHALRDAGVDTRMLVLNKSTDDPAVAQCCGKTRRFIDFALERLRIMAGNGFNRRDLFKVSLADTGCDISRHPWIREADIVALNWINQGMLSLNDIKRLHRAGKKIVWTMHDMWCLTGVCHHAHRCTRYTDRCGHCPYLHDGRRDRDLSRTVWKRKSRLYAAVPIHFVPVSNWLAGKCRESSLLQSADVTVIPNAFPTADFNVTPSRPGDKLPVTPGRNIILMGAARLDDPIKGLDYAIDALNIIARAHPEVAAECEAVFFGAIRNPQLLDRLEFPYRHLGMITDSRLVSDLYAASRVILSTSLYETLPGTLIEGMAGGCIPVSFAQGGQADIFTHLDTGYMAQYKSPQSVAEGILWALKHDITRNRLHDEVVTRFSAEAVARRYIALFNRILQH; this comes from the coding sequence ATGAAGGTCGTAATCGTCAACAACAGCGACTCGCTCGGAGGTGCCGCGATAGTGTCGCGACGGCTCATGCATGCCCTGCGTGACGCAGGAGTCGACACTCGCATGCTCGTGTTGAACAAGAGCACCGACGATCCCGCCGTGGCACAATGCTGCGGAAAGACACGACGATTTATCGACTTCGCCCTTGAGCGACTGCGCATAATGGCAGGTAACGGTTTCAACCGCCGTGACCTTTTCAAGGTGTCGCTGGCCGACACGGGATGTGACATCTCCCGACATCCCTGGATACGCGAAGCCGACATCGTCGCGCTCAACTGGATAAACCAGGGCATGCTCTCGCTCAACGACATCAAGCGGCTGCACCGCGCCGGAAAAAAGATTGTGTGGACCATGCACGACATGTGGTGCCTCACCGGAGTGTGTCATCACGCCCACCGGTGCACCCGTTACACCGATCGCTGCGGACATTGCCCCTACCTGCATGACGGACGCCGCGACCGCGACCTGTCGCGCACGGTGTGGAAGCGCAAGTCACGCCTCTATGCGGCGGTTCCCATTCACTTTGTGCCGGTGAGCAACTGGCTTGCGGGAAAGTGCCGCGAAAGCTCACTGCTGCAATCGGCCGATGTGACGGTAATTCCCAACGCTTTCCCCACAGCCGACTTCAATGTCACGCCGTCACGCCCGGGCGACAAACTGCCTGTCACGCCCGGCCGGAATATCATACTGATGGGTGCCGCACGCCTCGACGATCCCATAAAGGGGCTTGACTACGCCATCGACGCGCTCAACATCATAGCTCGCGCCCATCCCGAGGTTGCAGCCGAGTGCGAAGCAGTGTTCTTCGGGGCGATACGCAACCCACAGCTGCTCGACCGCCTGGAGTTTCCCTATCGTCACCTTGGCATGATAACCGACAGCCGGCTTGTCAGCGACCTCTATGCAGCGTCACGCGTCATCCTGTCGACATCGCTCTATGAAACATTGCCAGGAACCCTCATCGAAGGCATGGCCGGAGGATGCATTCCCGTGTCATTCGCGCAAGGAGGGCAAGCCGACATATTCACCCACCTCGACACCGGCTACATGGCGCAGTACAAGTCGCCGCAAAGCGTGGCCGAGGGCATCCTGTGGGCATTGAAGCACGACATAACGCGCAACCGCCTCCATGACGAGGTGGTGACGCGCTTCTCGGCCGAGGCTGTCGCCCGACGCTACATAGCTCTTTTTAACCGAATACTTCAGCACTAA
- a CDS encoding DUF2461 domain-containing protein, with protein MSYYISRLYDFLRELQANNNREWFAAHKEEYDSLRSLWLDDVDRLIGLMSQWEPQLRALKAKDCVYRIYRDTRFSTDKTPYKVYFSAAFSPYGRKTHHAAYYMQIDVRDAESGLYGGVWCPEAAVLRKLRNAIVDNIEEFRAIIDAPDMKRYYPGWISESLKSAPKGWPKDHPDIDLLRLKDYGKFCRCDEKFFDTPDWPAKVAERFRILKPMVDFLNYSIDEEI; from the coding sequence ATGAGTTATTACATTTCCCGACTGTATGATTTTCTGAGGGAGCTGCAGGCCAACAACAATAGGGAGTGGTTTGCGGCCCACAAGGAGGAGTATGACAGTTTGCGGAGTCTGTGGCTTGACGACGTTGACCGCCTCATTGGACTGATGAGCCAATGGGAGCCGCAGCTCAGGGCGCTGAAGGCCAAGGACTGCGTGTATCGCATATATCGTGACACGCGTTTTTCGACCGACAAGACACCTTATAAGGTGTATTTCTCGGCCGCGTTCAGCCCTTACGGAAGGAAGACTCACCATGCGGCATATTATATGCAGATAGATGTGCGTGACGCCGAGAGCGGATTGTATGGCGGCGTGTGGTGCCCCGAGGCCGCCGTCCTGCGCAAGTTGCGTAACGCCATCGTTGACAATATCGAGGAGTTCAGGGCTATAATCGATGCTCCCGACATGAAGCGTTACTATCCGGGATGGATAAGCGAGTCGCTTAAAAGCGCTCCCAAGGGGTGGCCTAAGGATCACCCCGACATAGATTTGCTAAGGCTTAAGGATTACGGGAAGTTCTGCCGTTGCGACGAGAAGTTCTTCGATACTCCCGATTGGCCTGCCAAAGTTGCCGAGAGATTCAGGATTCTAAAGCCGATGGTCGACTTCCTGAACTACTCAATTGATGAAGAGATTTAG
- the mnmD gene encoding tRNA (5-methylaminomethyl-2-thiouridine)(34)-methyltransferase MnmD, producing the protein MCTEKPAPQREIQITDDGSATLYLPQLDEHYHSVKGAITESRHIYRDCGYLFRASQSPGPVTILEIGLGTGMNAAVTAMAANDLSPVRYIALELYPLSLEEVDSMQLDRFVDPRLLRDLHQCPWDGPRQLTPAFTLEKRRCDFTQCDLPSGIDVVYFDAFAPEKQPEMWSPELFRRIFHAMNPGGVLTTYCAKGCIRRMLSAIGFSVERLPGPPGGKREIIRAIRRINSI; encoded by the coding sequence ATGTGCACTGAGAAGCCCGCTCCGCAGCGTGAGATACAGATAACCGACGACGGCAGCGCGACACTCTACCTGCCGCAACTCGACGAACACTACCACTCGGTCAAGGGGGCAATCACCGAAAGCCGTCACATCTACCGCGACTGCGGCTACCTGTTCCGTGCGTCACAATCGCCGGGCCCCGTCACCATCCTCGAAATCGGGCTCGGTACCGGAATGAACGCCGCCGTCACCGCAATGGCCGCAAACGACCTGTCGCCGGTGCGTTACATAGCCCTGGAGCTCTATCCACTGTCGCTTGAAGAGGTCGACAGCATGCAACTCGACCGATTCGTCGACCCCCGACTGTTGCGTGACCTACATCAATGTCCATGGGACGGACCCCGGCAGCTGACGCCCGCTTTCACGCTCGAAAAACGCCGTTGCGACTTCACGCAGTGTGACCTTCCCTCGGGAATCGATGTTGTCTACTTCGACGCATTCGCACCCGAAAAGCAACCCGAAATGTGGTCGCCCGAGCTGTTCAGGCGCATTTTCCATGCCATGAATCCCGGCGGAGTGCTCACCACCTACTGCGCAAAGGGCTGCATAAGGCGAATGCTCTCAGCCATCGGCTTTTCAGTAGAGCGACTCCCAGGCCCTCCGGGAGGAAAACGTGAGATAATCAGGGCAATACGCAGAATAAACTCCATTTAA
- a CDS encoding lipopolysaccharide biosynthesis protein, whose protein sequence is MAGIKSLVKDTAIYGLSSIIGRFLNWCLVPLYTYMFVPAEYGIVSYLYNAVAVVLIIITYGMETGFFRFANHERYSNPDEVYSTSLVSLGFTSTMFFAAVMIFLSPISELLMCAGHKSYVWTLALAVAIDAYTSLPFAYLRYKKRPLRFATIKLINIGLNIGLNLFFLLLCPKIMNVAPWLIDWFYAPDYGIGYIFTANLIASIATLLLLLPDTVNVPLLFNGRLLREMLRYSWPLLVLGVAGIMNQTISTLLFPDLFDDKAEAMRQVGIYSANYKIAIVMVMFIQAFRFAYEPFIFAQNRESGDSKLQAYRDAMKYFIIFALFIFLGVMFYLDIIKYFIDKNYFSGLKVVPVLMMAELFFGIFFNLSLWYKLTDKTTWGMWFSLLGLLVTVVLNVLFVPRFGYMACAWAAFASYGTMMLASYFIGRSKYPIGYDIKGIFSYFVIAIVLYVTASLVKIEPEWARLLFRTVLLAGYVYIVCRRESINPLAILRRNRPVKTPTNK, encoded by the coding sequence ATGGCAGGAATTAAAAGTTTGGTAAAGGATACGGCAATCTACGGGTTGAGCAGCATAATCGGACGCTTTCTCAACTGGTGCCTTGTGCCGCTGTACACCTACATGTTTGTACCGGCCGAATATGGAATAGTCAGCTACCTCTACAACGCTGTGGCTGTGGTGCTGATAATAATCACCTACGGCATGGAAACGGGATTCTTCCGGTTTGCCAACCATGAGCGTTACTCCAATCCCGACGAGGTCTACTCCACATCGCTTGTGTCGCTCGGATTCACCTCGACGATGTTCTTCGCCGCCGTGATGATTTTCCTCTCGCCCATCTCCGAACTGCTGATGTGTGCCGGCCACAAGTCCTACGTGTGGACGCTTGCCCTCGCGGTGGCCATCGATGCCTACACCTCGCTCCCCTTCGCCTACCTGCGTTACAAGAAACGCCCCCTCCGCTTCGCCACTATAAAGCTCATCAACATAGGGCTTAACATAGGTCTTAACCTATTCTTCCTGCTCCTGTGCCCCAAAATCATGAACGTTGCGCCGTGGCTCATCGACTGGTTCTATGCGCCCGACTACGGAATAGGCTATATCTTCACGGCCAACCTCATCGCATCGATTGCGACACTGCTGCTCCTGCTGCCCGACACGGTAAATGTGCCGCTGCTCTTCAATGGCCGCCTGCTGCGTGAGATGCTCCGCTACTCGTGGCCGCTGCTCGTGCTGGGTGTGGCCGGAATAATGAATCAGACCATCTCCACGCTGCTGTTCCCCGATCTGTTTGACGACAAGGCCGAGGCCATGAGGCAGGTCGGCATCTACAGCGCCAACTACAAGATAGCGATAGTGATGGTGATGTTCATCCAGGCTTTCCGCTTCGCCTACGAGCCCTTCATATTCGCACAGAACCGCGAGAGCGGCGACAGCAAGCTGCAGGCCTACCGCGATGCCATGAAGTATTTCATCATATTCGCGCTCTTCATCTTCCTTGGCGTCATGTTCTACCTCGACATAATAAAGTACTTCATCGATAAGAACTACTTCTCGGGACTTAAAGTTGTGCCGGTGCTCATGATGGCCGAGCTCTTCTTCGGCATATTCTTCAACCTATCGCTGTGGTACAAGCTCACCGACAAAACCACCTGGGGCATGTGGTTCTCGCTGCTCGGACTGCTTGTGACGGTGGTGCTCAACGTGCTGTTTGTGCCGAGGTTCGGTTACATGGCATGCGCCTGGGCCGCATTTGCAAGCTACGGCACAATGATGCTCGCAAGCTACTTCATCGGACGGTCGAAATATCCCATAGGCTACGACATAAAAGGCATCTTCAGCTACTTCGTCATAGCAATCGTGCTCTATGTCACGGCCTCGCTTGTTAAGATAGAACCCGAATGGGCCCGGCTGCTTTTCCGCACTGTGCTGCTCGCCGGTTATGTCTACATCGTGTGCCGACGCGAGTCAATCAATCCGCTTGCAATCCTGCGCCGCAACCGGCCTGTAAAAACACCGACAAATAAATGA
- a CDS encoding DUF389 domain-containing protein has translation MTNFNLQKLKTSLFGYFDLTGFLIPQEEAETEIREGVSFRGINIIILIVAIFIASLGLNVNSTAVIIGAMLISPLMGPIIGMGLAVGIQDFELMKRSFRNLFMATMFSIAASCIYFLISPVNEGHSELLARTSPTIYDVFIGFFGGTAGILAIGSRVKGNVIPGVAIATALMPPLCTVGYGLATMQWTYFIGAFYLFFINSVFIACATTLGVRLMKYKVKDFANSERARKVRTTIYTIAFLTIIPAAYLTYNMFKENNFMSNCNKFVDNEFTFPDTQVLSFKPSYHNGNGTLTVNLIGRTIPHDSLMLAMTDKLPQYHLAGTKLKISQGYNSNTEFDAAQATSTMLRDMYQVTQATITRQQTTIDSLRNINAQIARNDSMGAVIAPELKVLFPQVRDIAVTRGIVSNVYDGKLDTVNLALVQYSAAMSSAQAKKFKEYLEARLQIKDINIVLSTSLPSKKR, from the coding sequence ATGACAAACTTCAATCTCCAAAAACTAAAGACAAGCCTTTTCGGCTACTTCGACCTGACAGGATTCCTCATTCCGCAGGAGGAGGCTGAAACCGAAATACGCGAAGGCGTGTCATTTCGCGGCATCAACATCATAATCCTGATTGTGGCCATATTCATAGCGTCACTTGGATTGAATGTCAACTCTACCGCTGTCATAATAGGTGCGATGCTCATCTCGCCGCTCATGGGGCCTATAATCGGTATGGGGCTTGCTGTCGGCATTCAGGATTTCGAGCTGATGAAGCGTTCGTTCCGCAACCTGTTCATGGCTACGATGTTCAGTATCGCCGCATCATGCATCTATTTCCTCATCTCGCCGGTAAACGAAGGTCACAGCGAGCTGCTTGCGCGCACATCCCCGACAATCTATGATGTATTCATAGGCTTCTTCGGCGGAACGGCTGGCATCCTCGCCATAGGCAGCCGCGTCAAGGGCAATGTGATTCCGGGTGTGGCCATTGCCACCGCTCTTATGCCGCCGTTGTGTACCGTGGGCTACGGACTCGCCACAATGCAGTGGACCTACTTCATCGGAGCATTCTACCTCTTCTTCATCAACTCGGTGTTCATCGCCTGTGCTACGACACTCGGCGTAAGGCTCATGAAATACAAGGTCAAGGACTTCGCCAATTCCGAGCGCGCCCGCAAAGTGCGCACTACAATCTACACTATAGCGTTCCTGACGATAATTCCGGCGGCCTACCTCACCTACAACATGTTTAAGGAGAACAACTTCATGTCCAACTGCAACAAGTTTGTCGACAACGAGTTCACCTTCCCCGACACTCAGGTGCTCAGCTTCAAGCCATCCTACCACAACGGCAACGGCACGCTCACCGTCAACCTCATCGGACGCACCATTCCCCACGACTCGCTCATGCTCGCCATGACCGACAAGCTGCCTCAGTATCATCTTGCCGGGACAAAGCTAAAAATAAGCCAGGGCTACAACAGCAACACTGAGTTTGACGCCGCCCAGGCCACATCAACAATGCTGCGTGACATGTATCAGGTGACGCAGGCCACCATAACACGACAGCAGACGACAATCGACTCTCTGCGTAACATCAACGCGCAAATAGCACGTAACGACTCCATGGGTGCCGTAATAGCGCCCGAGCTGAAGGTGCTCTTCCCGCAGGTGCGTGATATTGCCGTGACGCGAGGCATCGTCAGCAACGTTTACGACGGAAAACTCGACACCGTAAACCTCGCCCTCGTCCAGTACAGCGCCGCAATGTCGTCGGCTCAGGCCAAGAAATTCAAGGAGTATCTCGAAGCCCGACTGCAGATAAAGGACATCAACATCGTGTTGAGCACCTCGCTCCCGTCGAAGAAAAGATAA
- a CDS encoding S66 peptidase family protein has protein sequence MKRVTFPAPLREGDRIAIVSPASSIDNRLVDEAIPVIMSQGWTPVVMPSALGSHGSYSASRLERLNDLTEALCDPTIRAVICSRGGYGAVHLLDSLPADAIKADPKWLIGFSDISALHAFMSSLGIASLHASMCKHLAEFGADDPDNVTLFNILRGSLPTYSIEVRHDNNKPGTATGQLFGGNLAVLGALIGTPYDMFAHDDAILFLEDIAEPIYKVERQLYQLRLSGVLDRIKGLIVGQFTEYHPDRNYSDMLDMVRDMTADLNIPVAYNFPIGHIDHNLPMIESAPVMLDITPDKVNLSFNVH, from the coding sequence ATGAAGAGAGTCACATTCCCCGCACCCCTGCGCGAAGGCGACCGCATAGCAATCGTGTCGCCCGCAAGTAGCATCGACAACCGCCTCGTCGACGAAGCCATACCCGTAATCATGTCGCAAGGATGGACTCCCGTAGTGATGCCATCGGCTCTCGGAAGTCACGGCAGCTACAGCGCCTCACGCCTGGAGCGCCTCAACGACCTGACCGAAGCGTTGTGCGACCCCACGATACGCGCCGTAATATGCAGCCGCGGAGGGTACGGCGCAGTGCATCTGCTCGACAGCCTCCCTGCCGATGCCATAAAGGCCGATCCAAAATGGCTTATAGGCTTCAGCGACATCTCGGCTCTACACGCATTCATGTCATCGCTCGGCATCGCAAGCCTGCACGCCTCGATGTGCAAGCATCTGGCCGAGTTCGGAGCTGACGACCCCGACAACGTAACGCTCTTCAACATCCTGCGCGGCTCACTCCCCACCTACTCCATCGAGGTGCGACATGACAACAACAAACCCGGCACTGCCACCGGGCAGCTATTCGGCGGCAACCTCGCCGTTTTAGGCGCACTCATAGGAACTCCCTACGACATGTTCGCTCATGATGACGCTATACTCTTTCTCGAGGACATAGCCGAACCCATCTACAAGGTGGAGCGACAGCTCTACCAACTCCGGCTCTCGGGAGTGCTCGACCGCATAAAAGGATTGATCGTGGGACAATTCACAGAATACCACCCCGACCGCAACTATTCCGACATGCTCGACATGGTGCGTGACATGACCGCCGACCTGAACATCCCCGTGGCCTACAACTTCCCCATAGGACACATCGACCACAATCTCCCCATGATAGAGAGCGCACCCGTTATGCTCGACATAACGCCCGACAAGGTAAATCTATCGTTCAATGTGCACTGA
- a CDS encoding DUF4332 domain-containing protein, with product MTYKVIDIEGVGESYAQKLTEAGVNTVDQLLERCVTPKGRKELAETTGISPKLILKWANHADLFRINGIGPQFAELLEAAGVDTVKELRHRNAENLAAKMEEVNNEKHLTRRVPSVTELQKMIEEAATLPPTITY from the coding sequence ATGACCTACAAAGTTATTGACATCGAAGGTGTTGGTGAATCCTACGCACAGAAGCTTACCGAAGCCGGCGTTAACACCGTCGACCAACTTCTCGAACGTTGCGTTACACCCAAAGGCCGCAAGGAACTTGCCGAAACCACAGGCATCTCTCCCAAACTTATCCTGAAATGGGCCAACCACGCCGACCTGTTCCGCATCAACGGCATCGGTCCGCAATTTGCCGAACTTCTTGAGGCAGCCGGTGTCGACACCGTAAAGGAACTCCGCCATCGCAATGCCGAGAACCTCGCAGCAAAGATGGAAGAGGTCAACAACGAAAAGCACCTGACTCGTCGCGTGCCCAGCGTTACCGAACTTCAGAAAATGATTGAAGAGGCCGCTACCCTGCCTCCCACAATCACTTATTGA
- a CDS encoding MIP/aquaporin family protein, whose amino-acid sequence MKKYLAEGIGTMFLVLLACGSAVLAGPSIGGYGVGVCFGLVLICLCYCIGNISGCHVNPAVSFAMWISGKLNSKDFAGYVVSQLIGAVIGAGFLYWFVDMSPEFNFGGVTGANNLATNVLQPGATSGMALLTEILLTFFFVFIILGATDENHGFGKFAGLAIGIALGLVNIVGIPVDNCSVNPARSFGPAVFSPDAFGDFWIMVVGPLVGAAIAVVAWRAVVPYLTKKA is encoded by the coding sequence ATGAAGAAGTATTTAGCAGAGGGTATCGGAACAATGTTTCTCGTTCTTCTCGCCTGTGGTAGCGCAGTTCTTGCCGGTCCGTCGATAGGCGGTTACGGTGTAGGCGTATGTTTTGGACTCGTCCTCATTTGTCTTTGCTATTGCATAGGCAACATTTCGGGATGTCATGTCAATCCCGCAGTGTCGTTTGCTATGTGGATCAGCGGAAAGCTTAACAGCAAGGATTTCGCAGGCTATGTAGTGTCGCAGCTTATCGGTGCCGTGATTGGTGCAGGTTTCCTCTATTGGTTTGTCGACATGTCGCCCGAGTTTAACTTCGGAGGCGTGACCGGTGCCAATAATCTTGCCACCAATGTGCTTCAGCCCGGTGCAACTTCCGGTATGGCTCTTCTTACCGAGATTTTGCTGACATTCTTTTTTGTATTCATCATTCTCGGTGCTACTGACGAGAACCACGGATTCGGTAAGTTTGCAGGTCTTGCAATCGGTATTGCTCTCGGACTCGTAAACATCGTGGGTATTCCTGTCGACAACTGCTCGGTTAACCCTGCCCGCAGCTTCGGTCCCGCAGTATTCTCGCCCGATGCATTCGGCGACTTCTGGATTATGGTCGTAGGTCCCCTTGTAGGTGCCGCTATCGCCGTTGTAGCATGGCGTGCCGTTGTTCCTTACCTGACAAAGAAGGCATAA
- a CDS encoding radical SAM protein, whose protein sequence is MVTILFHSTIFGPIHSRRLGTSLGVNLSPNDGKICSFDCVYCEAGYNSQGPGTTGFPARDDVKKQLEEKLKSMSQAGDRLDVITFSGNGEPTLHPCFEDIINDTIEVRDRYYPSAKVSVLCNSTRLDRPDVNRALRRVDNCILKLDSALTPTMRLIDQPGSPQFTCERLIPQLAQFGDQCIIQTMMLRGNHNGKHIDNTTPEEVDALIEAYKTIRPAEVMLYSIDRATPESDLQKVEKDELEKIADRMRGEGIKVQVS, encoded by the coding sequence ATGGTAACCATACTTTTTCACTCAACCATATTCGGCCCCATACACAGTCGTCGCCTCGGCACTTCGCTTGGAGTGAACCTGTCGCCCAACGACGGCAAGATATGTTCATTTGACTGCGTTTACTGCGAAGCCGGCTATAATTCACAAGGCCCCGGCACAACGGGATTTCCGGCACGTGACGATGTAAAGAAGCAGCTTGAAGAGAAGCTGAAATCCATGTCACAGGCAGGCGACCGACTTGATGTGATAACATTCTCGGGAAACGGCGAACCCACCCTGCATCCCTGCTTTGAGGATATAATAAACGACACCATCGAGGTGCGCGACCGTTACTATCCCTCGGCCAAGGTGAGTGTGCTGTGCAACTCAACCCGCCTCGACCGTCCCGATGTAAACCGCGCCCTGAGGCGTGTCGACAACTGCATCCTCAAGCTCGACTCGGCGCTCACGCCCACAATGAGGCTCATCGACCAGCCCGGCTCGCCGCAGTTCACCTGCGAACGCCTCATACCCCAGCTTGCCCAATTCGGCGACCAATGCATAATACAGACCATGATGCTGCGCGGCAACCACAACGGAAAGCACATCGACAACACTACTCCCGAAGAGGTCGATGCACTTATCGAGGCCTACAAGACAATACGCCCCGCCGAGGTGATGCTCTACTCCATTGACCGCGCAACACCCGAAAGCGACCTGCAGAAGGTGGAGAAGGACGAACTTGAAAAAATTGCCGACCGCATGCGCGGCGAAGGAATAAAAGTACAGGTCAGCTGA